One window of the Coriobacteriia bacterium genome contains the following:
- the purD gene encoding phosphoribosylamine--glycine ligase yields the protein MDILLLGSGGREHAIAVSLKKSSSCGTLYVAPGNGGTASIAKNVSLDINDATAVTKFAQEHNIGLVVIGPEAPLVAGVADAVREEGIPCFGPGAHGAQLEGSKRFSKEFMVRHGIPTADYEAFTEAEPARAYVSERFAAGVGVLVVKADGLAAGKGVVVAKDEPEALAAVDACFEGHFGAAGSTVVIEEGLTGPECSYLVFTDGTTMRPMATAQDHKRAYDGDRGPNTGGMGCYSPVPIVTDDEMAQMTAIMEKAVAGMAADGIDYRGVLYGGFMLTPQGPKVLEFNARFGDPETQVILPRLKTDLVDVMMACAECRLADVELSWRPEWAVTVVLASKGYPLSYKKGFAITDIDKANALPGVTVYHAGTALDAEGVLRTAGGRVLDVTAIGETFSEARDRAYEAADAISFDGKMMRLDVGLRALSGRAAWEA from the coding sequence ATGGATATCCTTTTGCTGGGCAGCGGCGGCCGCGAGCATGCGATAGCCGTGTCGCTCAAGAAGTCCTCCTCGTGCGGCACGCTCTACGTGGCCCCGGGCAACGGCGGCACGGCCTCCATCGCCAAGAACGTCTCGCTCGACATCAACGACGCGACGGCGGTCACGAAGTTTGCCCAGGAGCACAACATCGGGCTTGTCGTCATTGGCCCCGAGGCGCCGCTTGTGGCCGGCGTGGCCGACGCGGTGCGCGAGGAGGGCATCCCGTGCTTTGGCCCGGGTGCGCACGGCGCCCAGCTCGAGGGCTCCAAGCGCTTCTCCAAGGAGTTCATGGTGCGCCACGGCATCCCGACGGCGGACTACGAGGCGTTCACGGAGGCTGAGCCGGCGCGCGCGTATGTGAGCGAGCGCTTCGCGGCTGGTGTGGGCGTGCTTGTCGTTAAGGCCGACGGTTTGGCTGCGGGCAAGGGCGTCGTCGTCGCGAAGGACGAGCCGGAGGCGCTGGCCGCCGTTGACGCGTGCTTCGAGGGCCACTTCGGCGCCGCGGGTTCCACGGTCGTCATCGAGGAGGGCCTGACGGGCCCCGAGTGCTCCTACCTGGTGTTCACCGATGGCACGACCATGCGTCCCATGGCGACGGCCCAGGACCACAAGCGCGCCTACGACGGCGACCGCGGTCCGAACACGGGCGGCATGGGCTGCTACTCGCCGGTGCCCATCGTCACGGACGACGAGATGGCCCAAATGACGGCCATCATGGAGAAGGCCGTTGCAGGCATGGCGGCTGACGGCATCGACTATCGCGGCGTGCTGTACGGCGGCTTCATGCTGACGCCGCAGGGCCCGAAGGTGCTGGAGTTCAACGCGCGTTTCGGCGATCCCGAGACGCAAGTCATCCTGCCTCGCCTCAAGACTGACCTCGTCGACGTCATGATGGCGTGTGCCGAGTGCCGTCTGGCAGATGTCGAGCTGTCCTGGCGTCCCGAGTGGGCCGTCACGGTCGTGCTCGCTTCTAAGGGTTACCCGCTCAGCTATAAGAAGGGCTTTGCGATTACGGACATCGACAAGGCCAATGCGCTGCCGGGCGTCACGGTGTATCACGCGGGTACGGCGCTCGACGCCGAGGGCGTGCTGCGCACGGCCGGCGGGCGCGTGCTGGACGTTACGGCCATCGGCGAGACGTTCTCGGAGGCGCGCGACCGTGCCTACGAGGCGGCGGACGCCATCTCGTTTGACGGAAAGATGATGCGCCTTGACGTCGGCCTGCGTGCGTTGAGCGGCCGCGCTGCCTGGGAGGCGTAG
- the pstC gene encoding phosphate ABC transporter permease subunit PstC, translating into MPKRRVETLGKTVSGICIAVMVILVLSLIFMVAQKGLATFLSDGVSPLAFLTGTRWSPSSVDETTGLPYLGSLPMIVGSFSVSLLAVLIALPVSLCCAIFVSEIAPGFGRKVFQPFIELLVGIPSVVYGLIGLTVIVSFTRSFAGGTGYGIFSGSIVLALMIMPTITSLSIDALAAVPQDYREGAYGLGSTRWQTIYRVVLRSALPALGTAVILGLTRAFGEALAVQMVIGNAALMPTGLFTPASTLTSVLTMGMGNTVSGTVQNDALWTLAMLLMIMSLVFIAIIHLIGHKSTVKA; encoded by the coding sequence ATGCCCAAGAGGCGTGTAGAGACGTTGGGCAAGACCGTCTCCGGTATTTGCATCGCCGTGATGGTCATTCTCGTGCTGTCGCTCATCTTCATGGTTGCCCAGAAGGGCCTCGCCACGTTTCTGTCCGATGGCGTGTCTCCCCTGGCGTTTCTCACGGGCACGAGGTGGTCACCCAGCTCGGTTGACGAGACGACCGGCCTGCCTTATCTGGGCTCGCTGCCTATGATCGTCGGATCGTTCTCCGTGTCACTGCTTGCCGTTCTCATTGCCCTGCCTGTTTCCCTATGCTGCGCCATCTTCGTTTCCGAGATCGCGCCTGGCTTCGGGCGCAAGGTGTTCCAGCCGTTCATCGAGCTGCTCGTCGGTATCCCGTCTGTCGTTTACGGTCTCATCGGCTTGACGGTTATCGTTTCGTTTACCCGCAGCTTTGCTGGCGGCACGGGATACGGCATCTTCTCGGGCTCCATCGTGCTTGCCCTCATGATCATGCCGACGATCACCTCCCTTTCCATCGATGCTCTGGCCGCCGTTCCTCAGGACTATCGCGAGGGTGCCTACGGCCTGGGCTCCACACGCTGGCAGACGATTTATCGCGTCGTGTTGCGTAGCGCCCTGCCTGCTCTGGGAACGGCTGTCATCTTGGGCCTGACGCGCGCGTTTGGCGAGGCGCTTGCCGTGCAGATGGTCATCGGCAACGCGGCACTTATGCCGACGGGCCTGTTCACGCCTGCATCGACGCTTACGAGCGTGCTGACGATGGGCATGGGCAACACCGTGTCGGGCACCGTGCAGAATGACGCGCTGTGGACGCTGGCGATGCTGCTCATGATCATGTCGCTTGTGTTCATCGCGATCATCCATCTCATCGGCCACAAGAGCACCGTCAAGGCGTAA
- the ssb gene encoding single-stranded DNA-binding protein, with translation MSNINRVIISGRLTRDPEVRATAGGTTVMGLGVAVNDRRRNQQTGQWEDYTNFIDCTMFGNRADSLGRILTKGMLVCIEGRLRWSSWDGKDGQKRSKIEVIVDEIELPSRSQGAGQGGYADQGGAPSQGGYAPQAPAYSAAPLQQPPMDTTYDDEIPF, from the coding sequence ATGAGCAACATCAATCGCGTCATCATCAGCGGTCGTCTCACGCGTGACCCCGAGGTCCGCGCGACCGCCGGCGGCACCACGGTCATGGGCCTGGGCGTCGCCGTCAACGACCGACGCCGCAACCAGCAGACCGGCCAGTGGGAAGACTACACGAACTTCATCGACTGCACGATGTTCGGGAACAGGGCTGACTCCCTGGGCCGCATCCTCACCAAGGGGATGCTCGTGTGCATCGAGGGTCGACTGCGCTGGAGCAGCTGGGACGGCAAGGATGGCCAGAAGCGCAGCAAGATCGAAGTCATCGTCGACGAGATCGAGCTGCCGTCGCGCTCGCAGGGCGCAGGCCAGGGCGGCTATGCCGACCAGGGCGGCGCTCCCTCACAGGGCGGATATGCCCCGCAGGCCCCGGCGTACAGCGCCGCTCCCCTGCAGCAGCCGCCCATGGATACGACTTACGACGACGAGATTCCCTTCTAA
- a CDS encoding phosphate ABC transporter substrate-binding protein, translating to MSRRSFLGMAAGVAAVAGLGVMSANAFAAEAASSAKDKGASAAKDAANVWNKTEVAAGSITAVGSTALQPLAEAAAEQYTAEYTNVQISVQGGGSGTGLSQVSQGAVQIGNSDLFAEEKDIDPANLVDNKVCVVGMGPIVNADCGVSDVKMEDLKAIFTGNITNWKDLGGNDEAITVINRAAGSGTRATFEAAVLGGDEAMTAQEQDSSGTVAKMVAETPGAISYLAFSYFEGAKFTALKVDGVEPAAASVESGEWKIWAYEHMYISKDADQATKDFIEYMLSDKVQGELVEKMGYIPMTGMKVEKNAKGEVTEL from the coding sequence ATGTCTCGCCGTTCGTTCCTCGGCATGGCCGCCGGCGTTGCTGCTGTTGCAGGCCTGGGTGTCATGAGCGCGAACGCCTTCGCCGCCGAGGCCGCCTCCTCCGCCAAGGACAAGGGTGCTTCCGCTGCTAAGGACGCCGCGAACGTCTGGAACAAGACCGAGGTTGCTGCCGGCAGCATCACCGCTGTGGGCTCCACGGCCCTGCAGCCCCTTGCCGAGGCCGCTGCCGAGCAGTACACGGCTGAGTACACGAACGTCCAGATCAGCGTTCAGGGTGGCGGTTCTGGTACGGGTCTTTCCCAGGTTTCCCAGGGCGCCGTTCAGATCGGCAACTCTGACCTGTTCGCCGAGGAGAAGGACATCGATCCGGCCAACCTCGTCGACAACAAGGTCTGCGTTGTGGGCATGGGCCCGATCGTCAACGCCGACTGCGGCGTGAGCGACGTGAAGATGGAGGATCTGAAGGCCATCTTCACGGGCAACATCACGAACTGGAAGGATCTCGGCGGCAACGACGAGGCTATCACCGTCATCAACCGTGCTGCGGGTTCGGGCACGCGCGCCACGTTCGAGGCCGCTGTTCTCGGTGGCGACGAGGCCATGACGGCCCAGGAGCAGGATTCCTCCGGCACGGTTGCCAAGATGGTTGCCGAGACGCCCGGTGCGATCAGCTACCTGGCCTTCTCCTACTTCGAGGGTGCCAAGTTCACCGCTCTCAAGGTCGATGGCGTCGAGCCTGCTGCGGCGAGCGTCGAGTCGGGCGAGTGGAAGATCTGGGCCTACGAGCACATGTACATCTCGAAGGATGCCGATCAGGCCACGAAGGACTTCATCGAGTACATGCTCTCCGACAAGGTCCAGGGCGAGCTTGTCGAGAAGATGGGCTACATCCCGATGACGGGCATGAAGGTCGAGAAGAACGCCAAGGGCGAGGTCACTGAGCTCTAA
- the dnaB gene encoding replicative DNA helicase, which yields MAMDINEPDSRLTGGNVMPQNTDAEAAVLAAAVLSPEVVPDIVSLLKVEDFYRPAHRVVYAAITDLFQRDIPIDQLSLADYLEASNQLQLVGGKTFVIDLASNGAVALVNWRQHAAIVKRCAVLRAIIAASTSITALAFDAPADDIESIVEQSEAMLLSVTNREVESASHPLGDFVMQAYDEIAAIATGNAHIAGISTGFTELDKVLLGLRPGTMHIIGARPGVGKTAFALSLALNVAKAGTPVVFFSLEMSGSEIATRLLCSEAGISSEAVRQGSIMDDEWQPLVEATERLSSLDFTVDDTAGTNVIEIRTKARRLLHGKEGGLIIVDYLQLINPVNTGREKNRTNEVGEMSRALKVLAKDLGVPVIALSQLSREVDKRPDKRPVLGDLRESGSIEQDADTVMFIDRSLTEDEANDEKHDRPPLGTANIIVAKNRAGRSGVDVPLVFLADKTAFRNMSRSEG from the coding sequence ATGGCCATGGACATAAACGAGCCTGACAGTCGCCTGACGGGCGGTAACGTGATGCCGCAGAACACGGACGCCGAGGCGGCCGTCCTCGCTGCCGCGGTGTTGTCGCCCGAGGTCGTGCCCGACATCGTCTCACTGCTCAAGGTCGAGGACTTCTACCGCCCGGCACACCGCGTCGTCTATGCAGCCATCACAGACTTGTTCCAGCGCGACATCCCCATTGACCAGCTCTCGCTCGCAGACTACCTCGAGGCGTCCAATCAGCTGCAGCTTGTCGGTGGCAAGACGTTCGTTATCGACCTTGCGAGTAACGGTGCCGTCGCACTCGTCAACTGGCGTCAGCACGCAGCCATCGTCAAGCGCTGCGCCGTGTTGCGCGCCATCATCGCAGCCTCGACGAGCATCACGGCCTTGGCGTTCGACGCGCCTGCCGACGACATCGAGTCCATCGTCGAGCAGTCCGAAGCCATGCTGCTCTCCGTCACGAACCGTGAGGTAGAGAGCGCCTCGCACCCGCTCGGCGACTTCGTGATGCAGGCCTACGACGAGATCGCCGCCATTGCCACGGGTAACGCGCACATCGCCGGCATCTCGACGGGCTTCACCGAGCTCGATAAGGTGCTGTTGGGTCTGCGACCGGGCACGATGCACATCATCGGCGCCCGCCCTGGCGTCGGAAAGACGGCTTTCGCCCTTTCGCTGGCGCTCAACGTGGCAAAAGCCGGCACGCCCGTCGTGTTCTTCTCGCTGGAGATGAGCGGCTCGGAAATCGCGACGCGTCTTCTGTGCAGCGAGGCGGGCATTTCGAGCGAGGCCGTGCGCCAGGGCAGCATCATGGACGACGAGTGGCAGCCGCTCGTCGAGGCCACAGAACGCCTGTCGAGTCTCGATTTCACCGTCGACGATACGGCTGGCACGAACGTCATCGAGATCCGCACGAAGGCACGCCGCCTGCTGCATGGCAAGGAAGGCGGTCTCATCATCGTGGACTACCTACAGCTCATCAACCCGGTGAACACGGGGCGCGAGAAGAACCGCACGAACGAGGTCGGCGAGATGTCCCGTGCGCTCAAAGTGCTCGCCAAGGATCTCGGTGTGCCGGTCATCGCCCTGTCGCAGCTCTCCCGAGAGGTGGACAAACGGCCCGACAAGCGCCCCGTCCTGGGCGACCTGCGCGAGTCGGGTTCCATCGAGCAGGACGCAGATACCGTTATGTTCATCGACCGCTCGCTGACGGAGGACGAGGCCAATGACGAGAAGCACGACCGCCCACCGCTGGGTACGGCCAACATCATCGTGGCTAAGAACCGTGCTGGCCGCTCTGGCGTCGACGTGCCGCTCGTGTTCCTCGCCGACAAGACGGCGTTCCGCAACATGTCCCGCTCCGAGGGCTAG
- a CDS encoding trimeric intracellular cation channel family protein, translating into MGTFGLFLLSDVGGSGFPQAIVDAVTTTIDPHVSIAAMPWILEYAAVVAGAISGAMVAVDRRLDIVGVIVLAMVTSLGGGLLRDMALPTDQIYMLDSPSTMITSTVVALIVFFFRSAFRRLDGLVFFFDILAVALFAYAGADKTLRLDYGFLPCVLMGTITAVGGGMLRDICLGEVPGIFKGSNYYAITAVAGSAVYMGLVEAHVVKALAAFACVVVTVGLRYASVKFNLQTTAPVDLTPRVAGPLKQAWHTIRHSKDNPLAAHRDETTQDERPGQTGAMPAVKPGFRLQRHDGDVNRPDNDAK; encoded by the coding sequence ATGGGAACGTTCGGCCTCTTCTTGCTATCCGATGTCGGCGGCTCGGGCTTCCCCCAAGCCATCGTCGATGCTGTCACCACGACGATCGACCCGCACGTCTCCATCGCCGCCATGCCCTGGATCCTCGAATACGCCGCCGTCGTCGCCGGTGCCATCTCTGGCGCCATGGTCGCTGTCGATCGCCGGCTCGACATCGTCGGCGTCATCGTTCTCGCCATGGTCACGAGTCTGGGCGGCGGTCTGCTACGCGACATGGCGCTGCCAACAGACCAGATCTACATGCTCGACAGCCCAAGCACGATGATCACGAGCACGGTTGTTGCCCTGATCGTATTCTTCTTCCGATCAGCGTTTCGGCGCCTCGACGGACTCGTTTTCTTCTTCGACATCCTTGCGGTTGCGCTGTTTGCCTACGCGGGCGCGGACAAAACGTTGCGCCTGGACTACGGCTTTCTCCCCTGTGTCCTCATGGGCACGATCACAGCGGTGGGCGGCGGCATGCTGCGCGACATCTGCCTGGGCGAGGTGCCCGGCATCTTCAAGGGGAGCAACTACTACGCCATCACCGCCGTCGCCGGTTCGGCCGTATATATGGGGCTCGTCGAGGCGCATGTCGTGAAGGCGCTGGCAGCCTTTGCCTGCGTCGTCGTCACCGTGGGATTACGCTACGCCTCAGTGAAGTTCAACCTGCAAACGACGGCGCCCGTCGACCTGACCCCACGCGTTGCCGGACCCCTCAAGCAAGCATGGCACACCATCCGCCACAGCAAGGACAATCCCCTTGCCGCCCATCGAGACGAGACCACCCAGGACGAACGACCGGGGCAAACGGGAGCGATGCCCGCCGTCAAGCCAGGCTTCCGTCTTCAGCGACACGACGGGGACGTCAACAGGCCAGATAACGACGCGAAGTAG
- the pstA gene encoding phosphate ABC transporter permease PstA gives MATSNNGTPKGTANLSPAARQLVEETRSQIRSDKIATGVFAVVVGLVCLLVVVLVGGILVQGVPHLSWSFLTSDPEQFKEGGGIGPELFNSFYLLVLTLLVSVPISLGAAIYLSEYAPDNRLTHVLKTLIEALSSLPSIVVGLFGFLLFVIYFKWNFSILSGAIALTMFNLPILVRVMQQSLEAVPDAQREAGLALGLSRWETTVRILLPAALPGIVTGVILSAGRVFGEAAALIYTAGQSAPSLDFGNFDLSSPACPWNLMRPAETLAVHIWKINSEGVVPDLDAVSNGTAAVLMICILAFNLGARFIGRAASRKLTAAE, from the coding sequence ATGGCTACCTCAAATAACGGCACCCCCAAGGGAACTGCGAACCTCTCCCCTGCTGCGCGCCAGCTTGTTGAAGAGACGCGCTCGCAGATTCGTTCCGACAAGATTGCGACAGGCGTGTTCGCTGTCGTCGTGGGCCTTGTCTGCCTGCTCGTTGTCGTCCTTGTCGGTGGGATTCTCGTACAAGGTGTTCCGCATCTGAGCTGGAGCTTTCTAACGAGTGATCCCGAGCAGTTCAAGGAGGGCGGCGGCATCGGCCCCGAGTTGTTCAACTCGTTTTACCTGCTGGTGTTGACGCTGCTCGTCAGCGTGCCCATCTCTTTGGGCGCGGCAATCTATCTGTCGGAATACGCTCCCGACAACAGGCTTACGCACGTGCTCAAGACGCTCATCGAGGCTCTGTCGTCGCTGCCGTCCATTGTCGTGGGCCTCTTTGGCTTCCTGCTGTTCGTTATCTATTTCAAGTGGAACTTCTCCATCCTGTCGGGTGCTATCGCGTTGACGATGTTCAACCTGCCGATTCTCGTGCGCGTCATGCAGCAGTCGCTCGAGGCCGTGCCCGACGCCCAGCGCGAGGCGGGCCTGGCTCTGGGCCTGTCCCGCTGGGAGACTACGGTTCGCATTCTGCTGCCCGCTGCCCTTCCCGGCATTGTGACGGGCGTCATCCTGTCGGCTGGCCGCGTGTTCGGCGAGGCTGCGGCGCTCATCTATACGGCAGGCCAGTCCGCCCCGTCGCTTGACTTTGGCAACTTTGACCTGTCGAGTCCGGCCTGTCCGTGGAATCTCATGCGTCCGGCCGAGACGCTGGCTGTGCACATCTGGAAGATCAATAGCGAGGGCGTCGTGCCTGACCTCGATGCCGTGTCCAACGGCACTGCTGCCGTGCTGATGATCTGCATCCTGGCGTTCAATCTGGGAGCGCGTTTCATCGGGCGAGCGGCCAGCCGGAAGCTCACAGCTGCGGAGTAA
- a CDS encoding adenylosuccinate synthase, whose amino-acid sequence MPATILVGTQWGDEGKGKVTDLISDKYDYVVRYQGGNNAGHTVITPKYKLALHLIPSGVMYPTITPVIGNGCVIDPKVLIEEMNILEGEGISCERLKISGNAHIIMPYHRDLDGASERRLGNNLIGTTRRGIGPAYQDKASRMGLRMQDMLDKGIFREKVEAALQEKNDILSKVYGLPTYTVDQICDEFFVYADKLAPYITDTAALLQGAVANDENILFEGAQATMLDIDFGTYPFVTSSSCSAGGAIIGSGVGMKNIDRILGIAKAYITRVGSGPFPTEIPADEPAGELLCTVGSEIGVTTGRKRRCGWFDAVVAKYAAAVNGLTDLAITKLDVLSSLDKIKVCTAYECDGQVYRTVPQSQTLFHHAKPIYEEMPGWNEDISMCRSFYELPRAAKDYIDFIEDLSGVKVSIIAVGPSREQTIMRHW is encoded by the coding sequence ATGCCCGCTACGATTCTTGTCGGCACCCAGTGGGGCGACGAAGGCAAGGGCAAGGTCACCGACCTCATCTCCGATAAGTACGACTACGTCGTGCGCTATCAGGGCGGCAACAACGCCGGCCACACGGTCATCACCCCCAAGTACAAGCTGGCGCTGCACCTCATCCCGTCGGGCGTCATGTACCCCACCATCACGCCGGTCATTGGCAACGGCTGCGTCATCGACCCCAAGGTGCTCATCGAGGAGATGAACATCCTGGAGGGCGAGGGCATCAGCTGCGAGCGCCTCAAGATCTCGGGCAACGCGCACATCATCATGCCGTATCACCGTGACCTCGACGGTGCGAGCGAGCGCCGTCTCGGCAACAACCTCATCGGCACGACGCGTCGCGGCATCGGCCCGGCCTACCAGGATAAGGCGAGCCGCATGGGCCTGCGCATGCAGGACATGCTCGACAAGGGCATCTTCCGCGAGAAGGTCGAGGCTGCGCTGCAGGAGAAGAACGACATCCTTTCCAAGGTGTACGGCCTGCCCACCTACACGGTCGACCAGATCTGCGATGAGTTCTTTGTCTACGCCGACAAGCTTGCTCCCTACATCACCGACACGGCTGCCCTGCTGCAGGGCGCCGTCGCCAACGACGAGAACATCCTGTTCGAGGGCGCCCAGGCCACGATGCTCGACATCGACTTTGGCACCTACCCGTTCGTGACGTCGTCGAGCTGCTCGGCCGGTGGCGCCATCATCGGCAGCGGTGTGGGCATGAAGAACATCGACCGCATCCTGGGCATCGCGAAGGCTTACATCACGCGCGTCGGCTCCGGCCCGTTCCCCACGGAGATTCCGGCTGATGAGCCGGCAGGCGAGCTCCTGTGCACCGTCGGCAGCGAGATTGGCGTGACGACGGGTCGCAAGCGTCGCTGTGGCTGGTTCGATGCCGTCGTGGCAAAGTACGCGGCCGCCGTCAACGGCCTGACCGACCTGGCCATCACGAAGCTCGACGTGCTGTCGTCGCTCGACAAGATCAAGGTCTGCACGGCTTACGAGTGCGACGGCCAGGTCTATCGCACCGTGCCGCAGAGCCAGACGTTGTTTCACCACGCCAAGCCGATCTACGAGGAGATGCCCGGCTGGAACGAGGACATCTCGATGTGCCGCAGCTTCTACGAGCTGCCACGCGCGGCCAAGGACTACATCGACTTCATCGAGGACCTCTCCGGCGTGAAGGTGTCCATCATCGCCGTGGGTCCGTCTCGCGAGCAGACGATCATGCGCCACTGGTAG
- a CDS encoding 30S ribosomal protein S6, whose protein sequence is MKAYELLFFVNPSITDEARAGVMKKIDIAITENGGVVDDVDSWGKRKLAFPIDHLTEGDYTLINFHADPTNIAELDRILRISDDVIRHMIVRRDDKDVA, encoded by the coding sequence ATGAAGGCTTATGAACTGCTGTTCTTTGTGAACCCGTCCATCACCGACGAGGCTCGCGCCGGCGTTATGAAGAAGATCGACATCGCCATTACGGAGAACGGTGGCGTTGTCGACGACGTCGACTCGTGGGGCAAGCGCAAGCTCGCGTTCCCCATCGACCACCTGACCGAGGGCGATTACACCCTGATCAACTTCCACGCTGATCCCACCAACATTGCCGAGCTGGACCGCATCCTGCGCATCTCCGACGACGTGATCCGTCACATGATCGTTCGTCGCGACGACAAGGACGTGGCGTAG
- the rplI gene encoding 50S ribosomal protein L9 yields the protein MKVILMGELRGKGGEGDVIDVADGFANNWLFPQKIAIPATASNLKQLEQRRNNIQKREAARLTDASAIKAQLDGKAVRIETKVGDEGQLFGSVTAAQIAEAAQSQLGVEVDRKRIVINKPIKVAGSHQVPVALYRDIVATITVEVNDADGFAAADAEPEAEEAVEEVTEETAEVAEEAVEA from the coding sequence ATGAAGGTCATTCTCATGGGCGAGCTCAGGGGGAAGGGCGGCGAGGGCGACGTCATTGACGTTGCCGACGGTTTCGCCAATAACTGGCTCTTCCCTCAGAAGATCGCCATCCCGGCGACTGCGAGCAACCTCAAGCAGCTCGAGCAGCGCCGCAATAACATCCAGAAGCGTGAGGCCGCCCGCCTGACTGACGCCAGCGCTATCAAGGCTCAGCTCGACGGCAAGGCCGTGCGCATCGAGACGAAGGTCGGCGACGAGGGCCAGCTGTTCGGCTCCGTTACGGCCGCCCAGATCGCCGAGGCCGCCCAGAGCCAGCTCGGCGTCGAGGTCGATCGCAAGCGCATCGTGATCAACAAGCCGATCAAGGTTGCCGGTAGCCATCAGGTGCCCGTCGCCCTGTATCGCGACATCGTGGCCACCATCACGGTCGAGGTCAACGACGCCGACGGCTTTGCCGCTGCCGACGCCGAGCCCGAGGCCGAGGAGGCTGTCGAGGAGGTCACCGAGGAGACCGCTGAGGTCGCCGAGGAGGCTGTGGAGGCCTAG
- a CDS encoding DUF2232 domain-containing protein: MDESPADTALARNDEQKASWPARPLIEIVLCVVGSLLSTFFAPLGVGLMVVGVYLLRRPEEGKALWGVAACLVPCALLCLADWVNLGSLALPQVVGALVMGLVLPGHIGITSVCACILGLTALSLGTDAALLASFGSSLPSYVNATFDEMAQITQDAASSTGVGITVSAAMQQSIDYMRSIWPLIYVGQAAMSVLMGLVGLGIARRTSMARLYEAYVRFDVPLWGMVLIAVCAVCWAVSRLGVTGAATFASAALCLFICLRVLYFLQGMAVAMSIMDKRGYGSIARILVIMALLLLEGSFYVVCVAGAIDAWANFRKLPRHERDVTAQSVER, from the coding sequence ATGGACGAGAGTCCCGCCGATACCGCGCTGGCTCGAAACGACGAACAGAAGGCTTCTTGGCCTGCACGTCCGTTGATTGAGATCGTCCTGTGTGTCGTCGGTTCTCTCCTCTCGACGTTCTTCGCGCCCCTTGGCGTTGGCCTCATGGTGGTGGGCGTCTATCTTCTTCGGAGACCTGAAGAGGGTAAGGCGCTGTGGGGGGTCGCGGCATGCCTCGTGCCGTGTGCGCTTCTCTGCCTGGCAGATTGGGTGAACCTCGGTTCACTCGCACTCCCCCAGGTTGTTGGTGCACTTGTCATGGGGCTTGTTCTCCCGGGACATATTGGCATCACTTCGGTGTGTGCCTGTATCCTCGGGTTGACGGCTCTCTCCCTGGGGACGGATGCGGCTTTGCTTGCATCGTTTGGATCGAGCCTTCCGTCTTACGTCAACGCGACGTTTGACGAGATGGCACAGATCACCCAGGACGCTGCCAGCAGCACGGGCGTGGGAATCACGGTTTCCGCGGCCATGCAGCAGAGTATTGACTACATGCGAAGCATCTGGCCTCTCATTTATGTGGGCCAAGCAGCAATGTCGGTACTCATGGGGCTTGTCGGGCTCGGAATCGCTCGGCGCACCTCCATGGCGCGGCTTTACGAGGCGTACGTACGCTTCGACGTGCCCCTGTGGGGTATGGTGCTCATTGCGGTGTGTGCGGTGTGCTGGGCGGTGTCACGTCTTGGCGTGACGGGTGCGGCGACGTTTGCGAGTGCTGCGCTCTGCTTGTTCATCTGCCTGCGGGTGCTGTACTTCCTGCAGGGCATGGCGGTTGCCATGAGCATAATGGACAAGCGGGGATACGGTTCGATCGCCAGGATCCTCGTGATCATGGCGCTTCTGCTTCTCGAGGGTTCGTTCTATGTCGTTTGCGTCGCTGGCGCAATCGATGCTTGGGCAAACTTCAGGAAGCTTCCTCGGCACGAGCGGGACGTCACGGCGCAGAGCGTCGAGCGATAG
- the rpsR gene encoding 30S ribosomal protein S18 has translation MAQQDFARQPHKKACQLCKDRVEFIDYKDVQLLRKYMTDRGKIKPRRVTGACRQHQHEMAMAIKRAREMALVPYTVAVVSGNRERRG, from the coding sequence ATGGCTCAGCAAGATTTCGCTCGTCAGCCTCACAAGAAGGCCTGCCAGCTCTGCAAGGACCGCGTCGAGTTCATCGACTACAAGGACGTGCAGCTGCTGCGCAAGTACATGACTGACCGCGGCAAGATCAAGCCCCGTCGCGTGACGGGTGCTTGCCGCCAGCACCAGCACGAGATGGCCATGGCCATTAAGCGCGCCCGCGAGATGGCGCTCGTCCCCTACACGGTAGCCGTCGTCAGCGGCAACCGCGAGCGTCGAGGCTAA